Proteins from a single region of Halichoerus grypus chromosome 13, mHalGry1.hap1.1, whole genome shotgun sequence:
- the HRH4 gene encoding histamine H4 receptor isoform X1: MSSSFAVMPTTNSTGATTLPLSPRITLAFLMGLLAFAIMLGNAVVILAFVVDKKLRHRSNYFFLNLAIADFFVGMVSIPLYIPHSLFDWDFGNGLCAFWLIVDYLLCTASVYNIVLISYDRYQSVSNAVSYRARHTGILKIVALMVAVWVLAFLVHGPIILISESWKNSSWRVSEEKACEPGFFTIWYILAISSFFEFLVPVFAVAYFNMYIYWRLWKRGNLSRWQSQPTLPSPVSPSDCGSSLRGGLFSRTSLPELKETVPSTPLKRHERKSSLLFSLRAQMNGSIIASKMTSLNHFDSLCFYQREHIKLLRARKLAKSLAILLGVFAFCWAPYSLFTIIRSVYPLDQRPQIVGYEITFWLQWLNSFVNPFLYPLCHKHFQKAFSKIFRMRKQAISSQNRSLSS; the protein is encoded by the exons ATGTCTTCATCATTTGCTGTGATGCCAACCACCAATAGCACGGGGGCTACTACTTTGCCGCTAAGCCCTCGCATTACTCTAGCGTTTTTAATGGGCTTACTAGCTTTTGCTATAATGCTGGGAAATGCTGTGGTCATTCTAGCTTTCGTGGTGGACAAAAAGCTTAGACATCGAAGTAATTACTTTTTCCTTAACTTGGCCATTGCTGACTTCTTTGTTG GTATGGTCTCCATCCCTTTGTACATCCCTCACTCGCTGTTTGATTGGGACTTTGGAAATGGACTCTGTGCATTTTGGCTCATTGTTGACTATCTTTTGTGTACAGCATCTGTGTATAACATTGTTCTCATCAGCTATGATCGATACCAGTCAGTCTCGAATGCT GTATCTTACAGAGCTCGACACACCGGGATCTTGAAGATCGTGGCTCTGATGGTGGCTGTCTGGGTACTGGCCTTCTTAGTGCATGGGCCAATAATTCTAATTTCAGAGTCTTGGAAGAATTCCAGTTGGAGAGTCTCGGAGGAGAAGGCTTGTGAACCTGGATTCTTTACCATATGGTACATCCTCGCCATCTCGTCTTTCTTTGAATTCCTGGTCCCAGTCTTCGCAGTGGCCTATTTCAACATGTACATTTACTGGCGCCTGTGGAAGCGTGGCAATCTCAGCCGGTGGCAAAGCCAGCCCACACTCCCTTCTCCTGTGTCTCCCAGTGACTGTGGATCCTCACTCAGGGGTGGACTGTTTTCAAGAACATCTCTTCCTGAACTGAAGGAAACAGTACCATCTACTCCTttgaaaagacatgaaagaaagaGCAGTCTCTTGTTCTCTTTAAGAGCCCAGATGAATGGCAGTATAATTGCTTCCAAAATGACTTCCCTCAACCATTTTGATTCCCTATGTTTTTACCAAAGGGAACATATTAAACTGCTCAGAGCCAGGAAATTAGCCAAGTCACTGGCCATTCTCTTAGGTGtttttgccttttgctgggcTCCCTATTCCCTGTTCACAATCATTCGTTCAGTTTACCCACTAGACCAGCGTCCTCAAATAGTTGGGTATGAAATCACGTTTTGGCTTCAATGGCTCAATTCCTTTGTCAATCCTTTTCTGTATCCGTTGTGTCACAAGCATTTCCAGAAGGCTTTCTCGAAAATATTTCGTATGAGAAAGCAAGCCATATCATCACAAAATCGGTCATTGTCttcttaa
- the HRH4 gene encoding histamine H4 receptor isoform X2, with product MSSSFAVMPTTNSTGATTLPLSPRITLAFLMGLLAFAIMLGNAVVILAFVVDKKLRHRSNYFFLNLAIADFFVGILQSSTHRDLEDRGSDGGCLGTGLLSAWANNSNFRVLEEFQLESLGGEGL from the exons ATGTCTTCATCATTTGCTGTGATGCCAACCACCAATAGCACGGGGGCTACTACTTTGCCGCTAAGCCCTCGCATTACTCTAGCGTTTTTAATGGGCTTACTAGCTTTTGCTATAATGCTGGGAAATGCTGTGGTCATTCTAGCTTTCGTGGTGGACAAAAAGCTTAGACATCGAAGTAATTACTTTTTCCTTAACTTGGCCATTGCTGACTTCTTTGTTG GTATCTTACAGAGCTCGACACACCGGGATCTTGAAGATCGTGGCTCTGATGGTGGCTGTCTGGGTACTGGCCTTCTTAGTGCATGGGCCAATAATTCTAATTTCAGAGTCTTGGAAGAATTCCAGTTGGAGAGTCTCGGAGGAGAAGGCTTGTGA